A single genomic interval of Penicillium psychrofluorescens genome assembly, chromosome: 2 harbors:
- a CDS encoding uncharacterized protein (ID:PFLUO_002981-T1.cds;~source:funannotate): MDYTTLPFPQDPNRHLPSVHEQGIAIFIDCHPGYWLEADNGLRFQLDPSPITNDFPLYPVHGAHRFSDPSHNAYYRSGFRPGGPPIVADAYLSSHPVAYAVFHPVHAQDVIYQEHRRREPKVDLEVPLRASTPLLLNLLNANIPGQKRFITAQRLTATALHRRGHHDNQQQQQQNRTQRQQARPLLPQPEWHPPSQTTNPEIVAVQFADVAAHTAKCDKCDRRNKNGMTRCLSCGWQCCRPCLDARGGDRSHRYLGTLHSSASELPDSVVVQQRETPTPTRTTTTAGARAADDNLGSEPSDLTRTSDLSSLGVTTPSGSGSGSRDVSSPSGGADVSGTSGDLPEPMDLDFEEPEESMDSEETLSWTSHSGDEGKQRAKSGRVRRNPGRQARFSSSMTTDSN; the protein is encoded by the exons ATGGACTACACCACCCTCCCTTTCCCCCAGGATCCCAACCGCCACCTCCCGTCCGTCCACGAACAGGGCATTGCTATCTTCATCGACTGTCATCCAGGCTACTGGCTCGAGGCAGACAACGGACTCCGCTTCCAGCTCGACCCAAGTCCCATTACCAATGACTTCCCGCTGTATCCTGTTCACGGCGCGCACAGGTTTTCTGATCCGAGTCACAAT GCCTACTACCGTTCGGGCTTTCGACCGGGTGGTCCTCCCATCGTGGCTGATGCGTATCTGAGCTCTCATCCTGTGGCCTACGCAGTATTTCATCCTGTGCATGCGCAGGATGTTATCTACCAGGAGCACAGGCGCCGCGAGCCTAAGGTTGACCTTGAAG TGCCGTTACGCGCTTCAACGCCTCTCTTGCTCAATCTGCTCAACGCCAATATCCCCGGACAGAAGAGGTTTATCACGGCACAGAGGCTTACTGCTACTGCCCTGCACCGCCGAGGACAT CACgacaaccagcagcagcagcaacagaaCCGGACTCAGCGCCAGCAGGCTCGACCCCTTCTCCCTCAACCAGAATGGCACCCCCCTTCGCAGACAACTAACCCGGAAATCGTGGCAGTCCAGTTCGCCGACGTCGCCGCCCACACGGCGAAATGTGACAAGTGTGACCGCCGCAACAAGAACGGCATGACCCGCTGCCTATCCTGTGGCTGGCAGTGCTGCCGGCCCTGTCTCGATGCGAGGGGCGGTGATCGCTCGCATCGCTACCTGGGCACACTTCATTCGTCTGCGTCTGAGCTTCCGGATTCTGTTGTTGTTCAGCAGAGAGAAACACCCACACCTACACGTACTACGACTACTGCTGGTGCCAGAGCTGCCGATGACAACCTTGGCTCCGAGCCGAGTGACTTGACGCGCACGTCTGATTTGTCTTCTTTGGGCGTGACGACTCcctctggctctggctctggctctcGAGATGTATCCTCCCCAAGTGGTGGCGCCGATGTTAGTGGAACTAGTGGAGATCTGCCTGAGCCCATGGATCTCGACTTCGAGGAGCCGGAAGAGTCGATGGATAGTGAGGAGACGCTGTCGTGGACTTCGCACAGTGGTGATGAGGGCAAGCAGAGGGCGAAATCGGGGAGGGTTCGGCGCAACCCCGGGCGCCAGGCGAGATTCTCGTCTTCGATGACTACGGATTCGAATTAG
- a CDS encoding uncharacterized protein (ID:PFLUO_002980-T1.cds;~source:funannotate) — protein MAKRMAARELSLDSNQQLQETDSDDSEVSDANDSSAKITSGIRKLVDKFGLNRDERGKEPIYV, from the exons ATGGCGAAGCGCATGGCCGCGCGGGAATTGTCCCTAGACTCCAACCAACAGTTGCAAGAGACCGATAGCGATGATTCAGAGGTGTCAGACGCCAACGACTCTTCGGCTAAGATCACCTCA GGTATCCGGAAACTCGTCGACAAGTTCGGCCTCAACCGAGACGAACGCGGCAAGGAGCCTATTTACGTCTAA